A single genomic interval of Streptococcus suis harbors:
- the budA gene encoding acetolactate decarboxylase — MQVNRLFQYNTLGALMAGLYGGSLMVGELLEHGDLGLGTLDSIDGELIVLDGKAYQAKGAGEKPEVVEVPADMKVPYAAVIFHEAEVIFKQRFEMTSDELHQRIESYYDGENLFRSIKIKGTFSHMHVRMIPKSASDVRFAEVASRQPEYIAENISGTIVGIWTPEIFHGVSVAGYHLHFISDDLTFGGHVMDYVISEGMVEVGPVDQLDQRFPVQDRQYLFAKFNAKEVREDIDKAE, encoded by the coding sequence ATGCAAGTAAATCGATTATTTCAATACAATACTTTAGGTGCCTTAATGGCTGGACTGTATGGCGGCTCCTTGATGGTTGGCGAATTGTTGGAACATGGTGATTTGGGTTTGGGAACTCTGGATTCCATTGATGGCGAGCTGATTGTTTTGGATGGAAAGGCTTATCAGGCCAAGGGAGCAGGGGAGAAACCAGAAGTGGTTGAAGTTCCAGCTGATATGAAAGTTCCCTATGCGGCGGTCATTTTCCATGAGGCAGAAGTGATTTTCAAACAACGCTTTGAAATGACTAGCGATGAATTGCACCAGCGGATTGAATCCTATTATGATGGCGAAAATCTTTTTCGTTCTATCAAAATCAAAGGGACGTTTTCGCATATGCACGTGCGCATGATTCCAAAATCGGCTTCTGATGTTCGTTTTGCGGAGGTGGCAAGTCGCCAGCCTGAGTATATCGCTGAGAATATTTCAGGTACCATTGTTGGTATTTGGACGCCAGAGATTTTCCATGGTGTCAGTGTGGCTGGCTATCATTTGCATTTTATTTCGGATGATTTGACATTTGGCGGGCATGTCATGGATTATGTTATCTCAGAAGGAATGGTGGAAGTGGGACCAGTCGATCAACTGGATCAACGCTTCCCAGTCCAAGACCGCCAGTATCTTTTTGCTAAGTTCAACGCTAAGGAAGTTAGAGAAGATATTGATAAGGCGGAGTAG
- a CDS encoding tetratricopeptide repeat protein, whose product MNNSEKMLVCLDQQDLDKADKYFKRALVQDDSETLLSLAAYLEGIGFFPQARQIYEQVKEEFPEVLINLAQIAFEDGMVEEAFAYLEEISEDSPAYVETLLVKADLYQAEGLSDVAREKLLEASHLSDDPIILFGLAELDMELELFNEAISYYAQLDNREIYELTGVSTYQRIGIAYASLGKFEAAIEFLEKAVELEYDDQTVFELAALLFEREEYQKANLYFKQLDTINPDFEGYEYAYAQSLHAEHKIDDALAMTQKGLAKNDFDANLLLQASRYAYELHDEAGAEDYLLRAKEVADDSNELALRLSNLYLEQERFEEVVALFDEEVDNVLARWNVAKAYQALERDDEAIELYDELAGELAENPEFLADYVAVLRQLGRLDEAKEQASRYIQLVPDDLAMQEFLNEE is encoded by the coding sequence ATGAACAATAGTGAAAAAATGTTGGTTTGTTTGGACCAACAGGATTTAGACAAGGCAGATAAGTATTTCAAGCGCGCCTTGGTGCAAGATGATAGCGAAACACTTTTGTCCTTGGCAGCCTACTTAGAAGGCATTGGTTTTTTCCCACAGGCTAGACAAATCTATGAACAGGTCAAAGAAGAATTTCCCGAAGTACTGATCAATCTTGCCCAAATAGCATTTGAAGACGGCATGGTCGAAGAAGCTTTTGCTTATTTGGAGGAAATTTCGGAAGACAGTCCTGCCTATGTAGAAACCTTGTTGGTCAAGGCGGACTTGTATCAGGCAGAAGGCTTGTCGGATGTGGCGCGTGAAAAATTGTTAGAAGCAAGTCACTTATCAGATGACCCCATCATCCTCTTTGGCTTAGCAGAATTGGATATGGAACTGGAGCTTTTTAATGAGGCTATTTCCTACTATGCCCAGCTGGATAATCGTGAAATCTACGAATTAACGGGAGTTTCTACCTATCAGCGAATTGGTATTGCCTATGCAAGTTTGGGGAAATTTGAAGCGGCGATTGAATTTTTGGAAAAAGCTGTTGAGTTGGAATACGATGATCAGACGGTCTTTGAATTGGCAGCTCTGCTATTTGAACGAGAAGAATACCAAAAGGCCAATCTCTATTTCAAGCAGTTGGATACCATCAATCCTGATTTTGAGGGCTATGAATATGCCTATGCTCAGTCGCTTCATGCCGAGCATAAGATTGATGATGCCTTGGCTATGACTCAAAAAGGCCTGGCAAAAAATGACTTTGATGCCAATCTTTTGCTTCAAGCATCCCGATATGCCTATGAATTGCATGACGAGGCGGGGGCAGAAGATTATCTTCTACGGGCAAAAGAGGTGGCAGATGATAGTAACGAACTAGCTCTGCGCTTGTCCAATCTGTATCTTGAGCAAGAGCGATTTGAAGAGGTTGTAGCTTTATTTGATGAAGAGGTCGATAACGTTCTAGCTCGCTGGAATGTGGCCAAGGCTTATCAAGCTCTAGAAAGAGATGATGAAGCTATTGAGCTTTACGATGAATTGGCTGGAGAATTGGCTGAGAATCCTGAATTTTTGGCTGATTACGTAGCGGTTTTACGTCAACTTGGTCGTTTGGATGAGGCAAAAGAGCAAGCTAGTCGTTATATCCAATTGGTGCCAGACGATTTAGCCATGCAAGAATTTTTGAATGAAGAGTAG
- a CDS encoding AI-2E family transporter yields MEDKHQKFSLTWFFRLFLNSQAVTFLLVTLLTFLTIFIFSKISFLFRPIGSFLEIVLLPMILTGLLYYLLNPMVDWMEKHKISRTVGISILFVLISLLVIWGLAVAIPSIQEQVTSFAQNLPANIQKIEGQVTSLLQDQRFEQFRPTALELLNKVNDQAVAYAQKFSTSAVNWASNLISTASQIIVAVLIMPFILFYLLRDGQYLNKHITQYLPTKWREPIGTVLSDVNGQLSNYVRGQVTVAIIVALMFSVMFSIIGLSYPITLGVMAGFLNLIPYLGSFLAMIPAVILGLIAGPIMLIKVLVVFMIEQTIEGRFVTPLIIGSSLSIHPITILFVLLTAGQMYGVLGVLLGIPIYASIKVLVKAAFEWYKAHSSLYEDEENEVVNEQ; encoded by the coding sequence ATGGAAGATAAGCATCAAAAATTTAGTCTGACTTGGTTTTTCCGCTTGTTTTTAAATAGCCAAGCGGTGACATTTTTATTGGTAACCTTGCTGACTTTTTTGACCATATTTATTTTTAGTAAAATTAGTTTTTTATTCAGACCGATAGGAAGCTTTTTAGAAATTGTATTGTTACCGATGATTTTAACAGGTCTTTTGTATTACCTATTAAATCCGATGGTTGACTGGATGGAAAAGCATAAAATTTCTCGTACAGTTGGTATTTCCATTCTCTTTGTTTTAATCAGTCTTCTCGTTATCTGGGGACTGGCGGTGGCAATTCCGAGTATTCAAGAGCAAGTGACATCTTTTGCGCAAAACCTGCCAGCAAATATCCAAAAAATCGAAGGGCAAGTGACGAGCTTATTGCAGGACCAAAGATTTGAACAATTTCGTCCTACTGCATTGGAATTGTTAAATAAGGTCAATGATCAAGCAGTTGCTTATGCGCAAAAATTTTCAACAAGTGCTGTGAACTGGGCAAGTAATTTGATTTCAACCGCTTCACAGATTATTGTTGCTGTTCTGATTATGCCTTTTATTCTCTTTTATCTGTTACGGGATGGTCAGTATTTGAATAAACACATCACCCAATATCTACCAACCAAGTGGAGAGAACCGATTGGAACAGTACTATCAGATGTGAATGGGCAATTATCAAACTATGTTCGTGGTCAGGTGACCGTTGCGATTATTGTTGCCCTGATGTTCTCAGTGATGTTCTCAATCATTGGTCTTAGCTATCCAATAACTTTGGGGGTGATGGCTGGTTTCCTCAATCTAATTCCGTATTTGGGTTCTTTCTTGGCCATGATTCCAGCTGTTATTTTAGGATTGATTGCTGGTCCAATCATGCTGATAAAGGTTTTAGTAGTCTTTATGATTGAGCAGACTATAGAAGGTCGTTTTGTGACACCATTGATTATCGGAAGCTCCCTAAGTATTCATCCGATTACCATTTTATTTGTATTATTGACAGCTGGTCAGATGTATGGTGTCCTAGGAGTTCTTCTGGGAATTCCAATATATGCCTCTATTAAGGTTTTAGTGAAAGCGGCATTTGAATGGTACAAGGCACACAGTAGTTTGTATGAAGATGAAGAAAATGAGGTTGTGAATGAACAATAG
- a CDS encoding lactonase family protein, translating to MAIYFGTYTKRESKGIYKANFDSETGQLSNLELVTEEPNPTYLAFDKAGHLYSVGAENGLGGIAAFNADYTLLNHVVSEGAPLCYVAVDETRDLVYGSNYHKGQLLVYKRLADGSLELADVAQHEGSGPHENQASAHVHFSDLTPDKFLVTCDLGCDQVVTYKVSDQGKVEKIATYQAAPGSGPRHIVFHPVAKIAYLICELNSTIEVLIYDGWGQFEHLQTVSTLPEDHTGFNGTAAIRITKDGKFIYGSNRGNDSIAVYKTLADASLELVEIVPTNGKTPRDFTLSPDEKHLIVVHQDSDNATVFERDAENGCLTELSHNFYVPEAVCVTFL from the coding sequence ATGGCTATCTATTTCGGTACCTACACAAAACGTGAATCAAAAGGAATTTATAAAGCAAATTTTGACTCTGAAACAGGACAACTTAGCAATCTAGAATTGGTCACTGAAGAACCTAACCCTACCTACCTTGCCTTTGATAAGGCCGGACATCTATACTCCGTCGGCGCTGAAAATGGTCTAGGAGGTATCGCTGCCTTTAATGCTGACTATACTCTACTCAACCATGTTGTATCAGAGGGCGCACCACTTTGCTATGTCGCTGTAGATGAAACAAGAGATTTAGTTTATGGCTCCAATTACCACAAAGGACAACTACTTGTTTATAAACGTTTGGCGGATGGTTCGCTAGAATTAGCTGATGTCGCTCAACACGAAGGATCTGGGCCGCACGAAAATCAAGCTTCCGCCCACGTTCACTTTTCTGATTTGACGCCCGATAAATTTTTAGTAACCTGTGATTTAGGATGTGATCAAGTGGTAACCTATAAGGTATCTGACCAAGGAAAAGTAGAGAAAATCGCAACCTATCAGGCTGCGCCAGGAAGTGGTCCACGTCACATTGTCTTCCATCCTGTCGCAAAAATCGCCTATCTCATCTGTGAACTCAATTCAACTATTGAGGTGCTTATCTATGACGGCTGGGGACAATTTGAACACCTACAAACCGTCTCTACTCTCCCAGAAGACCATACTGGTTTCAACGGTACTGCCGCTATTCGCATCACAAAGGATGGTAAATTTATTTATGGCTCCAACCGCGGAAACGACTCTATCGCAGTCTACAAAACGCTTGCTGATGCCAGCTTAGAATTAGTTGAAATCGTCCCAACAAATGGAAAAACTCCTCGCGATTTCACGCTTAGTCCTGATGAAAAGCATTTGATTGTTGTCCATCAAGATTCTGACAATGCAACTGTATTTGAGAGAGATGCCGAAAATGGCTGTTTGACTGAGCTTTCACACAATTTCTATGTTCCTGAAGCAGTTTGCGTTACATTTTTATAA
- a CDS encoding HAD family hydrolase — MIEWIFFDLGSTLLDEEAAYGYYIDKCVKKLESLDIEVSSDSYKKKMVEYAHKSLDPIRATWHYFAPTEPRPLWTNEGVSLYPETIDALEKLSQNYRLGIIANQSSSVRDLLKEWGIESYFQLIILSEEVGLSKPDTTIFTLALQKANIPADRVVYVGDRYDNDILPAKSLGMWTVRILTGFGMHASENEKLKSDWVIPSLQEITNIFE, encoded by the coding sequence ATGATAGAGTGGATATTTTTTGATTTGGGTTCGACGCTTTTAGATGAAGAGGCTGCTTATGGTTATTATATAGACAAGTGTGTGAAGAAGTTAGAGTCTCTGGATATAGAGGTTTCATCAGATTCTTATAAAAAGAAAATGGTTGAGTATGCTCATAAGTCGCTGGACCCAATTCGTGCGACCTGGCACTATTTTGCACCGACCGAGCCACGTCCTTTATGGACAAATGAGGGTGTGAGCCTGTATCCTGAAACAATAGATGCTCTAGAGAAGTTATCACAAAACTATCGATTGGGGATTATTGCCAATCAGTCTAGTAGTGTTAGAGATCTGCTTAAAGAGTGGGGAATTGAGTCTTATTTTCAACTCATCATCCTCTCTGAAGAGGTTGGGCTATCTAAACCAGATACAACTATTTTCACACTTGCCTTGCAAAAAGCAAACATCCCTGCAGATAGAGTTGTCTATGTCGGGGATAGGTATGATAATGATATTCTGCCTGCTAAATCTTTGGGAATGTGGACTGTACGGATACTGACAGGTTTTGGAATGCATGCCAGTGAAAATGAAAAATTGAAGAGTGATTGGGTAATTCCTTCATTGCAAGAGATAACAAATATTTTTGAATAA
- the eno gene encoding surface-displayed alpha-enolase yields MSIITDVYAREVLDSRGNPTLEVEVYTESGAFGRGMVPSGASTGEHEAVELRDGDKSRYLGLGTQKAVDNVNNVIADAIIGFDVRDQQAIDRAMIALDGTPNKGKLGANAILGVSIAVARAAADYLEVPLYTYLGGFNTKVLPTPMMNIINGGSHSDAPIAFQEFMILPVGAPSFKEGLRWGAEVFHALKKILKTRGLVTAVGDEGGFAPKFEGTEDGVETIIEAIEAAGYEAGENGIMIGFDCASSEFYDKERKVYDYTKFEGEGAAVRTSAEQIDYLEELVNKYPIITIEDGMDENDWDGWKALTERLGKRVQLVGDDFFVTNTDYLARGIKEGAANSILIKVNQIGTLTETFEAIEMAKEAGYTAVVSHRSGETEDSTIADIAVATNAGQIKTGSLSRTDRIAKYNQLLRIEDQLGEVAVYKGLNSFYNLKK; encoded by the coding sequence ATGTCAATTATTACTGATGTTTACGCTCGCGAAGTCCTTGACTCACGCGGTAACCCTACACTTGAAGTTGAAGTTTATACTGAATCAGGTGCTTTCGGACGTGGTATGGTTCCTTCAGGAGCTTCTACTGGTGAGCACGAAGCAGTTGAGCTTCGCGACGGTGACAAATCTCGTTACCTTGGTCTTGGTACTCAAAAAGCTGTTGACAACGTAAATAACGTGATTGCTGACGCTATCATCGGTTTTGACGTTCGTGATCAACAAGCTATCGACCGCGCTATGATTGCTCTTGACGGTACTCCTAACAAAGGTAAATTGGGTGCAAACGCAATCCTCGGTGTTTCTATCGCTGTTGCGCGTGCTGCTGCTGACTACCTTGAAGTGCCACTTTACACTTACCTTGGTGGATTCAACACTAAAGTATTGCCAACTCCAATGATGAACATCATCAACGGTGGTTCTCACTCAGACGCTCCAATCGCTTTCCAAGAATTCATGATCTTGCCAGTTGGCGCTCCTTCATTCAAAGAAGGTCTTCGTTGGGGTGCTGAAGTATTCCACGCTTTGAAGAAAATCTTGAAAACTCGTGGTTTGGTAACAGCTGTTGGTGACGAAGGTGGATTCGCTCCTAAGTTCGAAGGAACTGAAGACGGTGTTGAAACAATCATCGAAGCTATCGAAGCTGCTGGTTACGAAGCTGGCGAAAACGGCATCATGATCGGTTTCGACTGTGCGTCATCTGAGTTCTACGACAAAGAGCGTAAAGTTTACGACTACACTAAATTCGAAGGCGAAGGCGCTGCTGTTCGTACTTCTGCAGAACAAATTGACTACCTTGAAGAATTGGTTAACAAATACCCAATCATCACTATCGAAGATGGTATGGATGAAAACGACTGGGATGGCTGGAAAGCTCTTACTGAGCGTCTTGGCAAACGCGTTCAATTGGTTGGTGATGACTTCTTCGTAACAAACACTGACTACCTTGCACGTGGTATCAAAGAAGGTGCTGCTAACTCAATCCTTATCAAAGTTAACCAAATCGGTACTCTTACTGAAACATTTGAAGCTATCGAAATGGCTAAAGAAGCTGGCTACACTGCCGTTGTATCACACCGTTCAGGTGAAACTGAAGATTCAACAATCGCTGACATCGCAGTTGCAACTAACGCTGGCCAAATCAAGACAGGTTCATTGTCACGTACAGACCGTATCGCTAAATACAACCAATTGCTTCGTATCGAAGATCAACTTGGTGAAGTTGCAGTCTACAAAGGCTTGAACTCATTCTACAACTTGAAAAAATAA
- a CDS encoding DUF1694 domain-containing protein, translating to MNDLNTTILQKASSETRLNPDEQRLYMGTYRERVVLLVSFDDLSSEVVGNKFDTICQKLANSYSPLFLKLSPALSDKQQISLLKIAQNFGITTAIIDEKIGQSPYALVFHTNHAVDNEEVSLESIFPNLISKPEEKKEDAKPSFWKKLFG from the coding sequence ATGAACGATTTAAATACTACCATACTACAGAAAGCCTCTAGCGAAACACGATTGAATCCAGACGAACAGCGTCTATACATGGGAACCTATCGCGAACGGGTTGTCCTGCTCGTTTCCTTTGACGATTTGAGTAGTGAAGTCGTCGGAAATAAGTTCGATACAATTTGCCAAAAACTAGCAAACAGCTACTCTCCTCTATTCCTCAAACTCTCGCCAGCCCTGTCTGACAAGCAACAAATTTCACTACTAAAAATTGCTCAGAACTTCGGCATTACTACCGCTATCATCGATGAAAAAATAGGGCAATCTCCCTACGCACTTGTCTTTCACACAAATCACGCTGTGGATAATGAAGAAGTTAGCTTAGAATCCATATTTCCAAATCTTATCTCAAAACCAGAAGAAAAAAAGGAAGATGCAAAACCTTCCTTCTGGAAAAAATTATTTGGTTAG